The Podospora pseudopauciseta strain CBS 411.78 chromosome 2 map unlocalized CBS411.78m_2, whole genome shotgun sequence genome has a window encoding:
- the ALTA12 gene encoding 60S acidic ribosomal protein P1 (EggNog:ENOG503P5HS; COG:J), whose translation MSTAELATSYAALILADDGVEITADKIQTIIKAAGIEDVEPIWASLFAKALEGKDVKDLLSNVGSGGGAAPAAAGGAAAAAGGAAEAAPEEAKEEEKEESDDDMGFGLFD comes from the exons GAGCTTGCGACGTCCTATGCGGCCCTGATCCTCGCCGATGACGGTGTTGAGATCACT GCCGACAAGATCCAGACCATCATCAAGGCCGCCGGCATTGAGGATGTCGAGCCTATCTGGGCTTCCCTTTTCGCCAAG GCTCTCGAGGGCAAGGATGTGAAGGACCTTCTTTCCAACGTCggctctggtggtggtgccgcccctgccgctgctggtggcgctgctgctgccgctggcgGCGCTGCTGAGGCCGCTCctgaggaggccaaggaggagg agaaggaggagtcCGACGATGACATGGGCTTCGGTCTCTTCGACTAA